One stretch of Balneola sp. MJW-20 DNA includes these proteins:
- a CDS encoding dicarboxylate/amino acid:cation symporter: MKWYKKLHWQIIIGLVLGLGWGLVSSLAGWGDFTTDFIKPFGTIFITLLKLIAVPLVLASLVVGVTSLNDTAQLSRMGGKTIMIYIVTTVFAITIGLTAVNLIKPGKALPEETKMELQAAYGGSVEERSETAKLVQDRGPLDFFVDIVPDNFFSAASDNSRMLQVVFVAILLGIGIIQIGGEKGKLLINVFDAFNDVIIRIVELIMLTAPYGVFALMASLIIDLAGDDLGKAVELLQALGWYCITVIVALTLHVFIVYASLFKITSNMKLSTFFKAIRPAMLLGFSTSSSSATLPVTLERVEKNLGVEDEVASFVLPIGATINMDGTSLYQAVAAVFIAQALGMDLTIAQQLTIVLTATLASIGAAGVPGAGIVMLVIVLEAIQVPTAGIALILGVDRILDMMRTTVNITGDAAVSVAVASSENKLGEPNLDD; encoded by the coding sequence ATGAAGTGGTATAAGAAGTTACACTGGCAGATCATTATAGGACTAGTTCTGGGTTTAGGCTGGGGACTGGTATCCTCACTGGCCGGCTGGGGTGATTTTACCACGGATTTTATTAAACCTTTCGGTACGATCTTCATTACCCTTTTGAAGCTGATCGCTGTACCTCTCGTACTGGCTTCGCTGGTGGTAGGAGTCACCAGTTTGAACGATACTGCTCAGCTATCCAGAATGGGAGGTAAGACGATCATGATCTACATCGTGACGACCGTATTTGCGATCACGATCGGTCTGACCGCTGTAAACCTGATCAAACCGGGAAAAGCGCTCCCTGAGGAGACCAAAATGGAGCTACAGGCAGCTTATGGTGGTTCGGTGGAGGAGCGAAGTGAAACGGCAAAACTTGTGCAGGATCGCGGTCCGCTTGATTTCTTTGTAGATATCGTACCGGATAATTTCTTTTCAGCTGCATCCGATAACTCCAGAATGCTGCAAGTAGTATTTGTAGCTATACTGCTGGGGATAGGGATCATTCAGATCGGAGGTGAAAAAGGGAAGCTGCTTATCAATGTTTTTGACGCCTTTAATGATGTGATCATACGTATTGTTGAATTGATCATGCTGACCGCCCCCTATGGTGTGTTTGCACTGATGGCATCTCTAATAATCGATCTGGCAGGCGATGATCTAGGCAAGGCTGTTGAGTTACTACAGGCCCTTGGCTGGTATTGTATTACAGTTATCGTCGCTCTGACGCTGCATGTTTTCATCGTGTATGCATCGCTCTTCAAGATCACCAGCAATATGAAATTAAGTACCTTTTTCAAAGCAATCAGGCCGGCCATGCTGCTTGGATTCAGTACCAGTTCAAGTTCAGCCACATTACCAGTAACTCTGGAGAGAGTGGAAAAAAATCTGGGTGTCGAAGATGAGGTAGCCAGCTTTGTACTGCCTATCGGTGCCACCATCAATATGGACGGCACCTCTCTCTACCAGGCAGTTGCGGCAGTATTTATTGCACAGGCACTGGGAATGGACCTGACAATCGCTCAGCAACTGACTATTGTACTCACTGCAACCCTTGCTTCAATAGGGGCTGCAGGCGTGCCCGGGGCAGGAATTGTAATGCTGGTGATCGTACTCGAAGCAATACAGGTGCCGACCGCAGGTATAGCTTTAATACTAGGTGTAGACCGGATACTTGATATGATGCGGACGACTGTAAACATTACCGGGGATGCAGCGGTTTCAGTAGCTGTGGCCTCTTCAGAGAATAAACTGGGCGAACCAAACCTGGATGATTAA
- a CDS encoding TIGR00297 family protein, translating into MPDRRINISLIFIFVCVVTIAGDPSDYLRFLLAISFALILSYTSFVFNWLTLDGAAAASVFGTLAYGLGGNTGAAVVLIFFISGSLLSKDMVGREGFLDEKFRRNGKQVWCNGFWFAIWIIVWYATGSMIFLVAGVAAMAAANADTWATEIGGNRIKGATRLISNWKKVEPGTDGGISLEGTIASLVGSVIIAAAFWIFNQQAGIAELTVIIISGVAGSLADSYFGARLQNRLFTFSNWRRRLIQELYINNNLVNWFSTGIASLTGLILIIIAKI; encoded by the coding sequence GTGCCTGATCGCAGGATAAATATTTCCCTGATCTTCATTTTTGTTTGCGTTGTAACCATAGCAGGGGACCCTTCCGACTATCTTAGATTTTTGCTGGCGATCAGTTTTGCTTTAATCCTGTCGTACACTTCTTTCGTATTTAACTGGCTTACACTCGATGGTGCCGCGGCAGCCTCTGTTTTCGGGACTCTAGCATATGGTCTGGGAGGTAATACCGGTGCAGCCGTAGTGCTGATTTTTTTTATCAGCGGGTCTTTACTGTCAAAAGATATGGTTGGCAGGGAGGGGTTCCTGGATGAAAAATTTCGCCGTAACGGGAAACAGGTCTGGTGTAACGGTTTCTGGTTCGCTATTTGGATCATTGTCTGGTATGCAACGGGTTCGATGATATTTCTGGTGGCCGGGGTTGCCGCAATGGCTGCAGCTAATGCTGATACCTGGGCTACCGAGATCGGAGGGAACCGGATCAAAGGAGCTACCAGGCTGATCAGTAACTGGAAAAAAGTAGAACCCGGAACCGACGGTGGTATTAGTCTGGAAGGAACCATTGCATCACTTGTTGGTTCAGTAATTATTGCAGCTGCTTTCTGGATATTTAATCAGCAGGCTGGAATAGCTGAATTAACGGTTATTATTATTTCCGGTGTGGCAGGTAGTCTGGCTGATTCCTATTTTGGCGCTCGTTTGCAAAACCGTTTGTTCACCTTCAGTAACTGGAGAAGGAGACTGATACAGGAATTGTATATTAATAACAATCTGGTTAACTGGTTCTCAACCGGGATTGCATCCCTCACAGGTTTAATTCTAATTATAATAGCTAAAATATGA
- a CDS encoding nucleoside triphosphate pyrophosphatase, producing MAKLILASKSPRRKKLLEQIGLPFEIFPSNASEDIDLKDPTEFAKTLAIRKAEEVAAHCPDSIIIGADTVVVLDNHILNKPQNHKEAFEMLTMLSGNMHEVITGVCLLQTNKKCEIVNRREFAEITEVFFRNIMDHEIIKYIKGGSPMDKAGGYGIQDDWGALFVERINGDYNNVVGFPLSRFYMELHRLNPDVIDQIITD from the coding sequence ATGGCTAAGCTGATCTTAGCTTCTAAAAGTCCCAGAAGAAAAAAGTTGCTGGAACAGATCGGATTACCATTTGAGATCTTTCCAAGCAACGCTTCTGAGGATATTGATCTGAAAGATCCTACAGAATTTGCAAAAACTCTTGCCATAAGAAAGGCCGAAGAAGTAGCTGCGCATTGCCCTGACAGTATCATCATAGGTGCTGACACGGTTGTTGTATTAGATAATCACATATTGAATAAACCTCAAAATCATAAAGAAGCCTTTGAAATGCTTACTATGCTGAGCGGTAATATGCATGAAGTGATAACCGGTGTCTGTCTTTTACAAACAAACAAAAAGTGCGAGATCGTTAACCGAAGAGAATTTGCAGAAATAACAGAAGTGTTCTTCCGCAACATCATGGATCATGAGATCATAAAATATATTAAAGGTGGTTCTCCCATGGACAAAGCCGGCGGCTATGGAATACAGGATGACTGGGGTGCACTTTTTGTGGAACGAATTAACGGTGATTACAATAATGTAGTTGGATTCCCATTATCAAGATTCTACATGGAACTTCATCGCCTGAATCCCGATGTAATTGACCAGATAATAACCGACTAG
- a CDS encoding tetratricopeptide repeat protein, which yields MIRQLFIIICTGLIFSLPALGQAGSEYQLAGFLMNQQKYEEALPLLKQIYEDEPGAYIIADRLAECHIQLKQYEEAVAIMNTFLNDPVNESNAQIRLGELYHLSGDTAKAFNTWSKNLDSHRNEIQVYLSTANSMSDRREFDKAIEVYLKGRSNFNNQQIFFGDLANAYMQAGKYDEAVSEWLDLLKAVPNQAGYIQRTLLRYNDPLIFDLTILEIGDYLNSTPVRNENYRTFYDFQIWLLLENKLYRRAYSTALEFENRTSEYTYSLFRLGQSLKQNKEYELAQQAFSYYADNDFRETRWRSLEEMAAVNMDWAKYLKDYNLDIKSDPDSLYREAASTLDTILEETQNYSRLNRVFRMRAEISLDHIFDLTKTEEIEKIMTELSGEDEPADLFYLRGRIHIAKKEFPQARIALTKANKMENIGDLAQKTRYFLALSDFFAGDYEFAKIQLKSLGRQNTSYYANDALQLRLWIQKGLSSDSTGTILDTFSNAYYLTQTGQKDSAKVIYYSMLDSNEYAVIHDDIMILMPQYNIDATAYYLSDNAMEDLFTGQGSGLENLMWNRAKIGYDKLGSFEIDRVIGYFEDLILRYPEGIYAPLAREILQELIKEKERS from the coding sequence ATGATCCGACAACTATTCATCATCATATGTACCGGTTTGATATTTTCTCTGCCTGCTCTGGGTCAGGCTGGGAGTGAGTATCAGCTTGCCGGATTTCTGATGAATCAGCAAAAATATGAGGAAGCACTCCCCCTCCTTAAGCAGATCTATGAAGATGAACCTGGTGCTTATATCATCGCTGACAGATTAGCCGAATGTCATATTCAGCTCAAGCAGTATGAAGAAGCAGTAGCGATCATGAATACCTTTCTGAACGATCCGGTGAATGAATCAAATGCACAAATCAGACTCGGTGAACTATATCACCTCTCAGGCGATACTGCTAAAGCATTTAACACCTGGAGCAAAAATCTGGATTCCCACCGAAACGAAATACAGGTTTACCTGTCTACCGCAAACTCCATGAGTGATCGGCGTGAATTCGATAAAGCTATTGAGGTGTATCTCAAGGGGCGAAGTAATTTTAATAACCAGCAGATCTTCTTTGGGGATCTTGCCAATGCATATATGCAGGCTGGAAAATATGATGAAGCCGTCAGTGAATGGTTAGACCTTTTAAAAGCCGTACCTAATCAGGCCGGTTACATCCAAAGAACCCTTTTAAGGTACAATGACCCACTAATTTTTGACCTTACTATACTGGAAATTGGTGATTACCTGAATTCGACACCGGTCCGAAATGAGAATTACCGCACCTTTTACGACTTCCAGATATGGCTACTACTCGAAAATAAATTATACCGCCGTGCATACTCAACTGCACTCGAGTTTGAGAACCGCACTTCTGAATACACTTATTCCCTGTTCCGTTTGGGTCAGTCTCTGAAACAAAATAAAGAGTATGAATTAGCACAACAGGCATTCAGCTACTATGCAGATAATGACTTCAGAGAAACCCGCTGGCGAAGCCTGGAAGAAATGGCAGCCGTCAACATGGATTGGGCCAAATACCTTAAAGATTATAATCTGGACATAAAATCAGATCCTGACAGCCTGTACCGGGAGGCAGCTTCCACCCTGGACACGATCCTGGAAGAAACTCAAAACTATAGTCGGTTGAACCGTGTATTCAGGATGAGAGCAGAGATCAGCCTCGATCATATCTTTGATCTGACGAAAACCGAAGAGATCGAAAAAATAATGACGGAGCTATCAGGAGAAGATGAGCCGGCTGACCTTTTTTACCTTAGAGGCCGGATCCATATTGCCAAAAAGGAATTCCCTCAAGCCAGGATCGCGCTCACCAAGGCCAATAAAATGGAGAACATTGGGGATCTGGCCCAGAAAACCCGGTATTTCCTGGCACTATCCGACTTCTTTGCAGGCGACTATGAATTTGCCAAGATCCAGCTGAAATCCCTCGGGCGGCAAAATACCTCTTATTATGCAAATGACGCTCTTCAGCTTCGACTCTGGATACAGAAAGGGCTTAGCAGTGACAGCACAGGAACTATCCTTGATACTTTTAGCAATGCCTATTATCTGACCCAGACCGGACAAAAAGACTCAGCGAAAGTGATCTATTATTCTATGCTCGACTCAAATGAATATGCGGTTATTCATGATGATATAATGATCCTCATGCCTCAGTACAATATTGATGCTACCGCCTACTATCTTTCTGACAATGCAATGGAAGATCTGTTTACCGGACAAGGTTCAGGTCTTGAAAATCTGATGTGGAACCGGGCAAAAATCGGCTACGATAAATTAGGGTCTTTTGAGATCGACCGGGTGATCGGTTATTTTGAGGATCTGATATTGAGGTATCCGGAAGGAATATATGCCCCACTTGCCCGCGAGATCCTTCAGGAATTAATCAAAGAAAAGGAAAGGTCATGA
- a CDS encoding asparagine synthetase B, translated as MIKRSLLLLLSLLPAAVYAQNYVLISMDEEQTNHLKAYGVVFNHINDGFTAQWLLNYRGGSFIVEEQNDIIRKSRLRNVSLETLNSSQVDRIISEVESNSSNTSVVNLEKTPRIAVYTPDQALPWDDAVTLALTYAEVEYDKIWDVEVLEGKLNEYDWLHLHHEDFTGQYGKFWQSYRTMPWYIAQVNQMEEMAKMLGFQKVSEQKKAVARTIKEYVGNGGFLFAMCSGTDTFDIALAAEGIDIAPQQFDGDPVDPNAQQLLDFNKSLAFENFEISLDPGEYEHANVDVKYRGNRIDRSLDFFTLFEFSAKWDPVPTMLTQNHVSSVRGFYGQTTAFQKDKVKSSVVVLGEAPGREQIKYLHGNYGKGTFTFYAGHDPEDYTHRVNDPPTDLALHPNSPGYRLILNNILFPAAKKKKRKT; from the coding sequence ATGATCAAAAGATCACTGTTACTTTTATTAAGTCTGCTGCCTGCTGCTGTATATGCTCAGAATTATGTACTCATTTCCATGGATGAAGAGCAGACCAATCACCTAAAAGCATACGGTGTTGTTTTTAATCATATCAATGACGGCTTTACAGCGCAATGGCTGCTCAACTACAGAGGCGGAAGTTTCATTGTAGAAGAGCAGAATGATATCATCCGTAAGAGCCGGTTAAGAAATGTTAGTCTTGAAACCCTGAACAGCTCTCAGGTAGACCGCATCATTTCTGAAGTGGAAAGTAACAGCTCAAATACCTCAGTCGTAAACCTTGAAAAAACACCCCGTATTGCGGTATATACACCCGATCAGGCATTACCCTGGGATGATGCGGTAACACTTGCACTGACCTACGCCGAAGTAGAATATGACAAGATCTGGGATGTTGAAGTTCTGGAAGGTAAATTGAATGAGTATGACTGGCTTCATCTGCACCATGAGGATTTTACGGGCCAGTATGGAAAATTCTGGCAGTCGTACAGAACCATGCCATGGTATATTGCCCAGGTTAACCAGATGGAAGAGATGGCTAAAATGCTGGGCTTTCAAAAAGTCAGTGAACAGAAAAAGGCTGTGGCCAGAACCATCAAGGAATATGTGGGTAATGGAGGGTTTCTGTTCGCAATGTGCTCGGGGACCGATACTTTTGATATTGCACTGGCAGCAGAAGGAATTGATATTGCACCACAGCAGTTTGATGGAGATCCCGTAGATCCCAATGCACAGCAGCTGCTAGACTTCAACAAAAGCCTGGCTTTTGAAAACTTTGAGATCAGCCTGGATCCCGGAGAATATGAGCACGCAAATGTTGATGTAAAATATCGAGGTAATCGTATAGACCGATCTCTGGATTTCTTTACCCTTTTTGAGTTCTCAGCTAAGTGGGATCCTGTTCCGACTATGCTGACACAGAATCATGTTAGTTCAGTGAGAGGATTCTACGGGCAGACCACTGCATTTCAAAAAGACAAAGTCAAATCATCTGTAGTGGTCCTGGGAGAGGCTCCGGGAAGAGAGCAGATTAAATACCTGCATGGAAATTATGGTAAGGGTACTTTTACTTTTTATGCCGGACACGACCCGGAAGATTATACCCACCGGGTAAATGATCCGCCCACAGATCTGGCACTGCATCCCAACAGCCCCGGTTACCGGCTGATCCTGAATAATATCCTCTTCCCTGCTGCCAAAAAGAAAAAGCGCAAAACGTAG